cccTCAGCCGAGTTTATTCAACCAAAGAGTTTATATTTCCAGCGTCCCACAGATTTATTGGTTAAACACAGGCAtttaatttccaataataaatactccccccccaaacattaaaaaaataattattattttatttatttatggggGCTTTGACAAGGTCTCTCATGTGTTTTAAAACGACCCAAGGTTTGTTcataatttttcagggaatgcttaactGTCACATGACCCGaaagcagacactgataggctgttgccatagcaaaAGAAACACTCGGTGCTTTTTGTGTATAaacttttaaagaaaagaataaaatgccaACAATGTGTGTTTTAGGTGGCAGAGAGAGGGAAGGAGGGAGCATGTAGtcctataaattaataaaaacagacatttttatgttgggggtggggggcagacATTTTTGAATGAGATGAGCCATGGTCCCCAGATGCGCGAcatgatttttatattatattattaaaaatattccaGATTTCTATtagctttttatttaaccctcgCTAACACTTTCATACCTTGTTAGCCGTGCGTGAGAATTCTCTTTTTTGACCGGTTATAGAGGAAACGGACCCATTTTCACAGTGCGTTTTGGTAACCGATATTTATTCCCGCTGACgtgtttttcctcttctttctaggttatattaaaagaaaaggtgAAAGAACTGAACTTGTATGAGGTCAGTATTTAAAGGTGTTCTTTTTCTAAAGCAAACTTTtccagtattaaaaaaaaataaaaaatgtgggtagtagataagcggagcagcctcccagcagaagtggtaggtgttaacacagtgagggaatttaaacatgcatgggatcggcatatggctcctgaatctaagactaaggtctgagtctttacatcacacactaaatgggctgaatgggtctgatcaatttcaatttttttatttaatgtaaaaaaaaatgctttttttctttggggGTAGAAACACATTTGTTGGCATTTGCTAAGGATTTGTTTTGCGTTCTTAGAAGCCGTGGGTGTCtggcttatattatatattatgttattattatatattaatattatattattattatatattaatattatattattataataatattgcaGGACCTTAGGAAAGAAGCTTTTGGCTTTTTAGACGCCGTTCGTGGCTATGAAGTTTTCTCCGCAGGCGCCTGGCAGGGAGCTGCTGCCGCTTTGGTGGCTTTTGTTCGGCTCTTCTATACAGAGCCGCTTTTACATTTGGCTCCATACAAACacgttcttttttatttatttatttatttaattttttcccctttttttatcCATTATTTGGATTTCTTACTAACTGGAGAACCTGGAAATTAGCAATGGattcatttaatgtatttacccAGTAACAAGCTATTAAGTAGGTCACAGATTTAAAGACCCTATAATTAGgggacctttttttatttattattattattattcccttTTTATCCATTATTTGGTTTTCTTACTAAATTTAGAACCTGGAAATTTGCAATGgattcatttcatttatttacccAGTAACAAGCTATTAAGTAGGTCACAGATTTAAGGTCCTCATAATTAGGGgaccttttttaaatttattattatttttttatttattttttgttaattttaacaaattgtGTGATGGAAACAACAGAACATGAGGTTGAGACTGTGGGAAGATGTAGGGCTTAAGGTGACAATAGGAGATATAACATTGAAGAAATAGGGGGTTGGCCTATCTAACGATTGCAAGCTCTTGTGGTCAGGATACAAAGGATCGGCGTTGTAATCCATGAACATTAAGCAATGATTTCTTTTTACGAtctgtaatgttttatttgctCCATTACCGTGaccttaaaaatatttacctaaataacagtaaattatatttattttaagataaaatatttgtacaCGAGGCGTAATAAAATCATTCTGATAATCACCCCCGCGATGCTGTATTGTAGATGTGCGCTGTGTGTTTAGAGGAATTCAAGCCGAAGGATGAACTGGGAATATGTCCGTGCAAACACGCCTTTCATCGAAAGTAAGTAGATCCTCTGGAGTTTGGGATcccggaaggggttaatagttgcATAAAATGTTAACTTATTAAAGGAAAGTGACAAAATAATGATAGATGGCTATTAAATATGTCTGCGCGTGTTTCACGTCATTCCGTTGTACGGCGCCGCAGAATATGTTGGcactgtataaatcaataaatattattattaattattaataaattacgGCTTATATTATTGCAACACGTAGACGTTTTACATAGTGATGCAGCCAGGAGGGGCATAAAGTATACCTTTGTGGTGCACGAGTCCTAGGGGtccaaaaaaaaaggcttcaTGGTGTAAGTGGATGCTTTGATTCTGGTCCTAAGAACATCTCCTGCATCTAAATTTAAATCTTTCATTCGGTGATGATCCAAAAATGTGCTTGTTTGCCAcgtaaattgtaaaaaatatataaataataataataataaaaaaaataaataataataattaaataaaatatatatatatatatatatatatatatatatataaataaaaaaactaaaaaaaaacccaagaaattataaataaaaaaaataaagtgtaattAAAAGGGTGGATAAAGAATTTACGCATCCTCCAGATATAAGGCTGGGCAAGGaatttggaacaaaaaaaaatctatataattttaattttaaaaggttGCAGTGATTTAttactattgttttatatagcgccatcccattttgtagcgctgtacaatgggttgtTAAATTACCCCTTGCTGTTTGGTCTGAATAAAGTCGGCGTCTAATTTCAAAGTtgtgaatgccccccccccagttaaattactattttttgtttgctttgacccatactgaatgttttcctctgTGTTTTCCCGTTCCAGGTGCCTCATCAAATGGCTAGAAGTAAGGAAAGTCTGCCCGCTTTGCAATATGCCCGTGTTACAATTGGCTCAGTTGCATAGCAATCAGGAGCATAGACCTCCCCAGGCGCCCCTGCCTGGGGCAGAGAACATCGTATAGCTTTCAGCCAGCCCGCCCTTGGTCACTCATTGTAACGGAGCCGCAGACGTCGTGTCCGTGACCGGAAACCCTCGAGAGGCACCTTCTACCACCGCACTGCGCCTGTGGACGAGATCCCACCTTAGTCTTGGTCATGGATACGTGGACTTGGCAGCAACCAAAGCACTTTTGATGCCAGCGCAAGCAGGACCCGGAATACAAGGGAAGATAGCCTTGGAAGAGCACTTTAGATGATTTCACTGAAACTCTTGCACCGGTATAGCAtaactattgttattattaatattaatatatatatatataaacacagggGTTATTTAGACTGGAAGCTTCACTGTGCCAGGAGGGAAGAATTCTTGGCATGTCCTAAAAGGAGAAGGTACGGAGGGTTTCCAAACCAAGGAAAACTGAACAGCAGTCTCTTCATACTATGCAAGCTGCTTACCTGAACAGTGTACACCTGGTTCTGTTACACGAGCGAGAACACCCGGGATTGTCTAGTGTTCCGAAGATTCTTTAACGCAAAGGTTTTGGATGTTGAGCTGGAAGCATGAATTGATCTTGTTGAGTTGAGTGTTCTCCATTAGTAAATGACCATCACTTGTCACAAAAAAGAGGCTGGTCCTAAAACAGATGGTACTCCAGGTGAGAAATACCTTGAATGTTGGGTTGTGTCATGTTAGATGACATGTGCCCAAAGCTTTGACCACAATCTGGAGAAGACCACCGCGGTGAGCTGGTGGCCAGCCATGGAGACAATGCTCTTCAGGTTGAATATACAGTCAGCTGGCCTTTTCAAGAAGGAACGTGTGTTGCGTGATGCAAAGTCCAGCCCTGCTACATATTGTCAGCCCGTCCGTGTCCACACGCTGCAAAGCCTATGGAAAAGAATGTACATCGCACATACTGTTTCTGTTCTGTGGAACCGTCTCTGTAAGACGGAATTTCCACGCTTATTACTCTCGCTGGGTGATTCCTAAAATCCTGCTGCGATTCGACATTTGGTGGCTAGTAAGGCTTCCCGATATCGAGCTTCACAAAAGGTGATTTAACCCTAAAGTATGTTTTTAATTCAGGTTTAGTGTTGACTTCCATTCACAACAATGCAGGGAAAAGGGACCTTGAGCCCTGACGGGGTATGGATTCGGTCGTAGCACTGGGTTCAAGAACTGGTTTGGTCAGCGGTTTTCGATGGACGATCTGTTGGTTGTACATGAAGCATATCTCGGACACAAAGTGGTTAAAGGTATTTGAGATCGGTTCGGTTGGGGGAGAGAACGCTGATACGAATTAACCCATTAGATGCGCTGAGGCTTAGGCTACAACGTTTAGTTAGCCAAGAATAGTGTTGGCAACAAAGAGCCATCCGTATGAACACTGGCCAATTCCATTAATGTCGCCAGCTTCATTCGGTCTGATTGGAACAAAGTTTCTATGTGTCCGGGCAACAGCTTGTTTGACCCATACAGTGGCTTCGTCACGGGTCATCAGCTGGTTCTTTCCTATACTTCTTAGACAAGATCAAGATATTATGACAAATCCAGGCAACTGAGAACGTCTTATTCCCTGCTGTGAGATTTACCAAGTTTTAATTTGCCAATCTGGCGATTTTATGTTGCCAGTGAGTGAATTATCACAATTTTAACTCATCGAGTGCCAGGGAGGGTGTCGTATGGTGCCTTGGAATGCATCGCAGGAGTAGAGGAAAGAACCCCTCGTTTCTTTTCTTGTGTCTTAACCTGAATTTGAGattatgtatatactgtaacaCAGATTAACTTCCTGGGACCGTCCcgttaatttattataatgtttgaCCAGGGTGTAGGCTTAATCTTAGATAATTTTTTCTATAAGGacaatttgtttgtttgtttgttttttttttgggggggggggctcttacaaaagacaaaataaaaaaaaaatcacaaaatgaaCAACCAGTAAGGAGAGAAGACTAATTGGATGTTTGGAAATATTatatgctagaaaaaaaaactttaaatgcttaaatatcatatagatggATTTTCGTCCACCAGCCTTTGGTTCTCAAGCACACATTATTTCCCCAAATCcccttttttggaaaaaacagTTGGAAAAAATCCAACTGTTGAGGAGCCGCAGCTCCCAAAAGCCACGGGCTGGTGGAGAATGGAGGAGATTAAAGGTCTCCATCAGCGCGAGAGACGCTCCTTCTTGATTTCCTAACATTTTCATCCCCTTTTCTGGAAATAGGTTATGTATTTTCAGGATGGGAATGTTGGAAATAGCTATTACTGATATAAAACTCTGTGCATTCGATGTTTCAATGCATTTGTATAAAGTACAGAATTTTTCTCTATACCAAGTTTGTGTTACCGATCGCTCCCGGAAGGGCTGCTCgtttgtgtaaaggcagggtttTAGGCTGAGTTCCCAATTGACGTTTAAACCTCTTCAGATCTAGAATAAATAGGGCTATAGTTCTTCCTTCTGTGAAAGAGTTGTAGTATAGTTTGTGCCTCGGTGAAGTTGTGGTTTTGGTCCAAAGGTCATCATCGTCTAAAGAATGAGTCGGTATCTTTGCTAGTCCTCgttgtacctgggaactttccatgGCTGATCTCCCGGAGGTCTTTGGTCTCCCTTGGAGGGCTGGGTCGGTCGGGGTTGACCGGTCGTATGGGAGCAGAGCTAGCGCTTGCGTTAGATCTCAAAGGCGGTGGAAGTGGGCAGAGACCACTCGTCCCCATCCAGACGTCACACCATGCCCCAGAGGACTGACGCTCAAACCCaggacagttcccaggtatgatcattgTGTTACTATTGGCTGTTTTTAATACTGATGATATTGttataatattgtttacatggcCAACAAAATGGTGCATTGTGCCAATAGCTAGAAACTGGAAAACTCTTCCAACATTGGGGTATCCGTCCCTATATCTGTTACAAGGACTTGGAACTTCCGCCTGGAAGACTTACAGTAAAACTTTCAGTTCTTTCAACTATTCATCGTTCAGGGCCAACGCAGCCCTTTGTGCTGGGGAAGCTCGGCGTGGCCGACCCTTTTGTAATGCGTAATAAAGTGGGTcgggtaaaatattttttttttgtcccgcTTCAACTTGCTGTCTTCTTGGCCGAGTAAGATCTCTACTCGATAGTACTGCATCGGCTTAGCGGGGAGCTGGTCCTCCGTAAATCAGCATACTGTTATCACTATTATGAAATTCTGCAAGGTGACAACTTGGAAAACTTAAGTCTATACGATGGGTGCGCGTAAGCCAAGGTTATTGGAACCTTAAAAACACAACCAAAAACATGGCAAATCCTATTGATTTTCACATCTCGAAACATTCCTTAACAGCCAAttgtctcccttttttttcttaaagacggtttcaatatatatatatatatatatatatatatatatttctttattattattattatttgtaatacaGAGCATTAAAATAGGGTATGTCGTATAGAAAAACCCATCATTATCTACCAAGCGGCTCTGCGCTCCTAGAATAAAGACGAAGTAATAGTCAAATCCCTAAAAAGCGATGGGAATGTTCCGTTGATAGCGATAAGCCGCGTTCTGTTCCATAAGCCTTGTCCTCTTGCGTTCAGACTCTATAAAGACTGTAGTTGAAAAGTCTAAGGCTCTTAGTAGCGTTATTATCCACAATTGAAGCTTTTTTTGGTGAATAGGCAATAAATGACTCTTATCGGTGAATTAATCCCTTTAAAGGAGAGATATCTGTATTTAATCCTTTTGAAAGGTCCTCTTCTCATTATACGTATATAATAAGTGCTGCAGTGAACACAGGTTCGGAATAGGACTTCCGTACCTATAGGTGGAATCTTTTCCGGCCGTAGATAATTCTCTTGCATACGCCTCTTAAGTATTACTTAAAGTAGAACATTCTGTCTGTAGCGATCACCTCCTTCCAAGGATACTAAAGTTTTCCGAAGTCCTCGGCAGTATTGTAAGCCGTAGGCCTTGCTGTGGAACGTTCTTGTGTGTTCTCCGTTTTCGTGTCCTCTCTATGACTGTGTTTTTTTAGTACGAGATTGTAGTTTCATGGCGGGAACCTAGTCCATGAATTTGGTCTTCAGAACTTAAGTGCCAATAAGTTAAGAGTTAAACAGATTGTCTCTTTAAAAACCTTCTGTATATTTCGGGAGTAGATAAAGTTTAGTTATATTTTCATAAGTATCCAGACCGGAAGCGGTGACTTCCATTGTCCCATTGTGACC
The DNA window shown above is from Spea bombifrons isolate aSpeBom1 chromosome 1, aSpeBom1.2.pri, whole genome shotgun sequence and carries:
- the RNF24 gene encoding RING finger protein 24 isoform X1 → MQFFPPVLIHTGRHNGSRRSPPMSPDFQHHSFRMPNIGFQNLPLNIYIVVFGTAIFVFILSLLFCCYLIRLRHQARKELYAYKQVILKEKVKELNLYEMCAVCLEEFKPKDELGICPCKHAFHRKCLIKWLEVRKVCPLCNMPVLQLAQLHSNQEHRPPQAPLPGAENIV
- the RNF24 gene encoding RING finger protein 24 isoform X2, whose translation is MGDSPVFGGLGHSPPMSPDFQHHSFRMPNIGFQNLPLNIYIVVFGTAIFVFILSLLFCCYLIRLRHQARKELYAYKQVILKEKVKELNLYEMCAVCLEEFKPKDELGICPCKHAFHRKCLIKWLEVRKVCPLCNMPVLQLAQLHSNQEHRPPQAPLPGAENIV
- the RNF24 gene encoding RING finger protein 24 isoform X3, translated to MSPDFQHHSFRMPNIGFQNLPLNIYIVVFGTAIFVFILSLLFCCYLIRLRHQARKELYAYKQVILKEKVKELNLYEMCAVCLEEFKPKDELGICPCKHAFHRKCLIKWLEVRKVCPLCNMPVLQLAQLHSNQEHRPPQAPLPGAENIV